Sequence from the Ammospiza caudacuta isolate bAmmCau1 chromosome 9, bAmmCau1.pri, whole genome shotgun sequence genome:
CAGCTCGAACCCTCCTGGCTCCAGGAGAAAAGATCTGCTTTAAAGAAAACCCTGGTAATTTCATACTTCCTTGAGGAGAAATGGTGTCCAAGATGTGGAGTGAGCAGCAGTTAGGGCAGGGCTCTGTGAGCCCAATTATCTCCATTATGGGGTTAGATTGTCATTTCAATCCCACAGGTCTGGGGATtctcccagcagcctggccaggaTGTTGAGAACAGCTTTTAGCAGTGGCTGGCTGAACACTGCAAGAAAAGCAACAGGGATGGGTTTCCCACTCATCTCTGCCCAAAACTCTGCCCCTGAGGTCTCAGCACGAGCTGAGGTTCTCAGTCTCAGTGATATCTGTGGCAGAATTACATTTTGTCCTTCATCTTTTGGGGTTTCATATTGTTTGGTATCTCTTTTTACATACTAAGAGGGATGTGAgtttctcctctctgctcttgGCTGTCACATCCATCTCTGTGGCACCTCAGGCATGCCTAAAGGATATGTATATGTTGTGTGTGGTGCAGAGGTGTAAAAAATGTCTACATCTAGAATTCAAACCATGGAAAAATGATGAAATCAGTAAATACAGAACAGGAAGTAAGAAAAATTTATGTTCAGATGTTCCTCTGGACTGCAGCTCGAGAAAGGACCTGAAAGGTTTCAATTATTGCCAAGTCAGTGGGGTTTTTGGTAACTCTGGGAGAGCCTCAGTGCTGCAATTGTTAACCTAAGTTGGTCAAACATTTCAAGTTCCTATCTCATCTTAGTCATAACATGGAAAAACACTTGAAATCTGTCTAATCAAATGGTTCAGCAGCTGAGATAGGCCTGATGAAAACCACATTTGCTAATGCTGATACAGCTcgagctcagctcctgccagctgaaGTGCAGCCTGGCACTTGGACATAGACATGTCACCCTTGTATGTGTCACCCTTGGACATGTCACCCTGTCCAGGACACACTGACCATCATGATCCCCCTTGGGCTACCAGGCTCCAGCAAGGGGACAAACTGACAGATTCTGCTTGAAATTTGTATGGCAAAGAAAACAGGAGCCCCATGTCTGGACATCCCCCTGATGGTGCTTTCCTGAGACACAGAGCAGTGCAAaatccccagccctgagcccacagctctgctcttcccagccAGCCTTTCTGGTTTGCAGAGTTCTGTGCCAGGTGAAACAAGAGTCTGAGAGTAacacagggctcaggcaggcacAGGGTTGAATTTTGGGCATATGACCTCTAGAAAGGCTGgagtgatgcctcaggtttagctttaatatttttcagattctgtgctgccttAATGTGTGGGTCTGGTCTTCATGTTagggcatggtgagctctgtgcacagagcagggagacaaaactgcattttgtgaccattttggttcatcttgggtgcagccctggctgggctcttgtgctgcccaaggtggatccatggaggagatcgTTTTAATAAAtctctgctttattctttagctctgttcagtctctgttctagggcagccttctcaaggcatcagtggcaggagcaggggtaAGAGCTGTCAGCATTGTGGTCACTGCTTCCTGCAGGAAATGTCCTGACTTTGGGGgctcagctgggcacagcacacagcaggagcagcaggagtgaAGGTTTGTGTCACAAAGCATGTTATCAGCGTTATCTGCTCTACAGTGCCAACtttcaaagcaattttaatCTCAGTGCACGGGGATCACCCAAGTTTTGGTCAGAGCAGCATCAGCTGACAGGCAGAGCCACTTGAGCAGATTTTGCTGTCTCTGagctgcatttcctgctgccAGAAAAGGTCACCAAGTGCGCTGCGTTCGAGGAACAAGCAGCTTGAGACCtttccctgctggggctctctcTCCAAGCCCCGAATCCCTGCGAGTTATTcagcccagagccaggagaggGTGCTGCTAATTTTGGCCGTGCTCCCGttcctcctgccaggagccGCTTTCCCTGCTTCTCCCCAAGCCcctggaatgggaatggggcaCTTTTTAACTCCTGGCTGCCTTGGATCTGCACAGGATCGGTCAGGATGGAAGAGCCCTGATGAGAAGCATCTTTCCCTTAATCACAGCCAGACGGGAGCGATCGGAACTGCggctgctgtggcagcacagcaaaatcccagaaatcctggGGATAAAGGGTGGGATAAAGGATGCCCCACAGCTCACTTTGCACCGAGGCTTTGCCAAAAGCCCTGGAACATGAGCTGTGCTGGATGCAAAGCAGAGGAACCGCCTCTGGCACAGGAGAATGATCACTGCCGTGTAAACAGGGCTTCTGGTTTGTCAGGGGGGACACTGGGCCAAAAAATGCATCACTTTGTAGGACTTGCTGCCCTGTTTTAGGATGAAAAGAGTTATAAACAATTTATGTAAGGGAGCTTATACCACTTTGCATCTTTGGATCAGTCACACAATTATACAGGACCTCTCTGCATCACCAACCTAAATAGTTTTTAACCCACTTGAAATGTCTGAATTGTCAGTAAAAAAACAAGCACGTTCCAAGCTGTTATCCAGACAggaacattaaaataattttctctgcCCCCCTCTGATTTTTCAAACCCTCCTTCTCCACACCAGTGCAATGAAAGAAATGTAGCAGGAACAAAAGAAATGGAGATGGAGCACAAGAAGCATCTTCCCCTGTGCAAGTGACTTACTGCAATCTGTTCCGAGCCCAGGCAGATGGAGCAGGTACAAAAAGCATCTTCTCTTGTCCATCTTCCCCTGACTTACTGCAATTTGTTCAGAGCCCAGGCAGAAGTGAGCCCCACTGTGCCATTCCTTcttccaaggaaaaaaaccccacacaccAGGGCAGAGTGTAAACTGTGAGAGCTGAAAATGGGATCATCATGGGACATGGAGTCATCTCAACCCAAACTCTGTTCAGAACATAAAACACCTGTCAACACACAGATTTGGTGTATTTgtagaatattttttatttttcagctgagaAACACAAAATAGGGTAGAGTTTAAGGCATGCAATCAGGCATGAAACTTCTCTTGCTTGTTTTGTGTGCTCATACCTTCAGTGTAAGCTCTACGAGAGGGAGTAGATCCTATCCTTAATCTCTACATGAGCAACTCTGAGCACCCACTTACAGCCTGAGGTTGGATGCAATGTTTACAGTTCCTGGAATGAGGGATTTACTCCCAGGCAAAACAgttctttctcttctgtgtgATTTGTTCTGTGCCACATGGAGCAAGTGTCACCTACTTCCAGGAGCAAGTTTGTAGTAATACCAATTTTCCCCACATATACACAAATTGCAATTACAGGCATCTGCTTGCATGGGTTTAATTTGATTGCCCTTTTACTGAAAAATACAGATAATCTAATGAATAGCAAGAACATCTTTGCTTTCTGCACATTACAAGTCTACTTGTGGGTGTTGTAGAGAAATCAAACAAACTCAGGCACCACAAAGAGAATGGTGCAACAACTTTTTACCTCGGAGGTAAAAGAGCAACTCAAAGATGAAGAATTTTGTGGGTTAAGGTATATtaggtgtatatatatatatatatatacacacacccctatatatatagatatatataggtatatatatCTACCTATTTATAAGGTATATATaggtgtgtatatatatatatatacacctatATATATAAGGTATATATATAGGAACATAATAGGTACTGAAATAAACATGATAGGATTGGAGATGCTGctgaaaaatccatttccatttcTTAGTAAGTAACTTTCATCCTGTGGTAGTGTAAAGCACCTTTGTGTCTACTCATGTGGGGCATTTGCTCTGAGCAAGCAAAGACAGTACCTGAAAGGGAACATAATGCCAAGGAAATATTGTTCATAAGCAGCTACAAACTTATTGTCTCTCTTTAATACCCCACCTTTGTTCATAAGgctcctggttttgttttctattaTTACCCTTTTAAAACATGATAGTCAAAGACTCTCCTGCCTTGctcatgcatttttaaaatcaatatgATTAAAAATGAATCTAGTGTGCATCCATGTGATGAATGTGGTAAGAGCTCGTTCTGCATCTTTCCCACGAATGGCCCCATGCTGAATTTTTCAGTATCACAGACTAATGCAGCAAACACTGGGAAAATACAAATCCCATGTCCTAAACTGGTTGAGCTGCCCACTCCCAAGGGCTTCAATGCTATCACAAGTTCTGTCCTCTACTGTGGCAGGCATTAAGAGttttgtttttacagtggaTTTTTAAAAGAGGTAATCCTGAGATTACAAATAGTTGGCAAGTCCAGAACTGGATGGTCCCATTTCCAAGgcctcagcagaggaaaaaaagaaaaaacaaaaaagattcATGCACATGTTTAGTTCATTCTTATTCAGTAAAACATTGAAATACAGCTTAAGCATGAGGTCAAATACCACTGAAAGTGCCTGAAGTAATGGGACTTCACCATTAAATCTTTCAAAAGCATAAAAAAGAACATTAACTCAGTGCATAAGAATTACACCTTACAACATGCATATTGTGGAGGCACTGACCTCTTCTTTCTTTGATTTCCTAAAAATGAACAGGGTATGGAGCTCTAGGGGAAGAATCAGAACTTCCATTCCCACTTTTAATTAGGGAAAAGCCCATGGAAAAAACTTCATTTACACAATACCTGCAAGAGTGGCTCAGAGTTAAAAGAAATAACCAAGTCTACCAAGTAAGTCTGCATTCTCAAAAATGACAAACTAGACTTAGATTTTTAAACATTGATTGTGACAGCAAGGTATGAAACATATCTGGcctttctgacaaaaaaaaaataagtacaAAGTGTTCAAAAGCTAACTGTGCATTTAGATTAGCCAGCACATAAACAAAAGTTCAAGACAAGCAGTGCAAAAATTGGAAGAGTAAATAATGAGAGAGTGGGAAACAGCCAGACCACAGCTGTGAAGCTTGTAAATAGAGCAAGTAGCTAATACACTTTCCCAGCTTAAACTGCAATTTAGTAACAACTGCAGTGAATTAATCAAAAAATACATGAACACAAGAAAAACTCTATGCCAAAATGTGCTTTGCAGTGCTGACACATTCCCAGGACAACATGGAATGCTCACTGGGAATGGCAATTGGTCTTTTTCCACCAACCTTTGATTGCACAGGGCAGAAATAAACTCTCCTTGCACTTGAGCTTGATGTGAGAGTGGctgaaccccaaacccaactCCCTGTTCCACTGCAGCTCTCCAAAATCACAATTAGGAAACCCTGAAATATTTGagtgagcaaaaaaaaaaaattctgaaggGTGattttagcaggaaaaaaaaaaaaaaaaaagagtaaaacaaaagcagatttGGTGTGTTGGTCCTTTGCCAAAGCACAGttggtgcccagagcaggattGGTCAGGAGAGACCTGGGAGAGACCAGATGCTTCCTGATAGCAGCATCTGATGTCACACTGGTATGAGGGACAAAGCCAAGCCTTGATGAGACCAGTGTGCCCTGAGAGGGACATTTTCTCATTTGCTGTCACATTTCCTAATGGCAGTTAGGAATTCTTCAGAGATTCTGCCTCTTTTGGAGCCTTTGCTCCCAAGGGAATAGAGGCTCTCCCATCCTCGGAAGAAGGTGATTGTCTACtgcaaaaaaaggggaaatttaggagatacaaaaatgaaaatcatgACTAGGGAAGTGTTTTGATTCAGCAATaaaggcaaagcaaaacagaCATCACCCTTAAAGAACAAAGTCACACAGGAAGGGATTGGATTCTACTGAGCTTAACCCTGAAAGATGCTGTCCCTTTATGATTAAATTAGCTGTGAATGACTCACCCACAAACTAATGTGAAATGTtctcctcagctgcttctcccagcaGTTCAGGATGTAAAAACTAGTCctcaaataaaaattacaaggcaaaaataaaaacccaaccaCGCTATCTCCCGTTTCTCATCACCAAGATGCctcacaaaggaaaataaaagaactgAAAGCATTTAACTTGTGAAGTATGAAAGGAAATTCATGCTAGGGAGGAATACCTCAGCATTTTAGCTGGGGAACAGTCCTTCCATGGGTGCTTGGTTAATAGCTGTCATGCAAAAACAATTAGTCATTCAAGCAATTAAGAAGGTAAGTATCTCCTAAAAAGGTTCTGAGCTTTCCAAGCCCTAAATGCAACTGCTATGAACCTAGACTGTTCCTGAGTGTAATTTCCTTATTGTAGGGCCTCTCCTGAGGAGATCCATTGTGTCTCATGTGTTGTAAATTCTTGATGCTCTTTTAGCTGCAGTCTGAGCCTCTGGGGAGTTCTCCTCTTGCTCCTCACTCTTCTTATGGTTTAGGAAGATGTCTGACTTCAGGAAGCGGCTGTAGCTGTCATACTTCATGAGGTTGAATAtctgggaagaggagggaaaatacAAAGCAAATGAGCTCAGCAAAATGAGAATTTCAACGACAAGGATGCTGTAATTCCCATGTACTAGCTGTACAATGTTCTGTCTGTACTAGAGgattacattttaaagaaatacacTTGCAGCTCTCCAAGGGGCAGCATGCAGCAAACAATGTTGGTTCCACGGTCACTGCCTGGCTGTACCACCCACATtagtttaaaaatcaaattacacTTTTCACAATAGCCAGCTTTGCACACCTGATACTGAAGGTGGGAGGTTCCATGGCTGGCTCAGGGAGGAGATGCACTGAGAGGGACAAAGCAGAGCTCTGAAGAAGGAGAGGTACCCTCTGTGCACCTTTCTGGCTGCAGTGACTCCTGAGGGCTGCACAATAACCCATGCAGAGCACTGATAACCCAGGAAAGCCTCTGAGTGATTCACACAAATACTGAAACACCTGGTTCAGCCAATATTCCTTAAACCTTCACCAATCCTCCCacccttgccagacagaatgcCAAGAGCGGTCTCAGGCCAGATGAGAAATGTTGCAGGAACCTGCCACAAAGAGCTGACCTGGTGCAGATGTGCTTTGCCAGTTAAAATGTGGGTTTAAATTGCTGGTGCATTAAACCTGTGTAATTATACTTTTCACCAGGCCAAGAGATTCTCACAGCCAGCATGGAAACACAAAGTCAGCCCCAAGCACAGCTTTTCTCTCCCATGGCTTGAGCTCAGGCTCATCCCTCAGCATCACTTCTGCTCTTCTATTTATACCCACTgcagaccaaaaaaaaaccaaaacaacaaaaccctaCAATTCTTTTGGagttttctgaaaacaaaagtgTTGGGAGAGGAGCCTGGATTCTGTTCAGGTGTCAAGGTCAGGACTATATTTTGCTTGGTGTTGAAacagaggggaagggaaaaaagtaaaCTTTGAAACTATAATTGAAGCAAAACCAAGGCCAGCCTCACCCTCAGTCTATTATTTCACTGGTGGAGCCTCTCTGAGTCATGTTTCAggacagattattttttttgaTACTCAGAATAACTGAATTTCCAAGACAAATTCCTGTGTTCTCACCTGCAGATGTGGCTACTCCATGTGTGGATAACTCAGCTTTACCTTTACAGCCCTCACTTCTAGCTGATAGCACAATCAGCTAACACAGCTCTCTGctaggaggaaaaaaccaaTCTCAAActgctttttcatttcacaTCCTTGAGGAACCTGGACAGATACAGGCAAACACCTAAAATTTGACTGTTTTGTCTGTGCACTTGCTGAAATAGCTCCCTTACAAGTAAATTACTAACCAGTAATTTACTGGATTTTACTAACAAGGTGTTTGTTTACATGTTTAAATAGTTACATTATTACTAAAACTGTGGAAATATTATTCTTTAAGAAACATACTGGAATATgaaaaaacatcccaaaacacCCATTCTGTGTAGAGCCTGATCTCCAGGGTCTGAACTCTTGCTGAGTTAGGCAAAGCCAAATTATCCCTCCTGACACTGGCTAACTACAATATAATTAAATCTATCCAACCAGCCCAAGGGGAAAATATATTGTGAGGAAGACATTTCCTGTTAAAACATCATGCCTGTGTTAAGAACTTAGACTCCTCTTGCTCCTGGTATCACTTAAAGCATCTCCCAGAGAGAAAGATCATTGAAGATGAAGATCTTGTGCAGTCTGGGCAGCCAAATACACAGAGCAGAGTTCACAATCATGTGCCAAAGCAGacccctcctttccccctccctcctcctcctctcactGCTTTGTGGAGCAGGAACATTCACCCCACAAGCATTCTGGATTTCTGTGAACCACTCTTACCCCACTCCATCCAGCACAAAGAAATggcctgggggcagctggggccaccccatgggcagcagccacagcccaccagtgtccccagttaAACCAGGAGCTCTTTGGGGGCAGCAGCCAACCccaccagtgtccccagttaaaccagagctctctgggggcagctggggccaccccatgggcagcagccacagcccaccagtgtccccagttaAACCAGGAGCTCTTTGGGGGCATCAGCCACAGCCCACCAGTGTCCTCAGTTAAACCAGGAGCTCTTTGGGGGCAGCAGCCAACCccaccagtgtccccagttaaaccagagctctctgggggcagctggggccaccccatgggcagcagccacagcccaccagtgtccccagttaAACCAGGAGCtctttgggggcagctggggcagcccatGGGCAGCTGAGACACCCTACCAGTGTCCCCAGCCAACCccaccagtgtccccagttaAACCAGGAGCTCTCTGCAGAACTGAAGCTCCTGTtaccagcactgctgaacaccagattgtggccttccagctctgccttcttCTCCTCCAGACCCACGGTGCCAGcagtgctcagctctgctcctcagagaACAAATTGCACTGCTCCTCATAACTTTATAAGGATTGAAAGCTGGAGAAGACCATAACTCTTCTGAGCCATTATCTAACAGCAATAAACAGTAGCTTCAAGCACTGGAAACTTGCAATGACCCATAAATGCTctgcatttgtttttaaaagctcaCAGATTTTCTTCCCACACTAGAGGGATTCCTCCACCACTAGCCCAGTGTGTTTCCAGTTCAGGTATTGCTGATCCTTGGCTCTCCATGTGCATGTCATTTataaacagcaaatattttaacTCCAGTGTTCTCTCCAGCTCCACTCACCCTGAACTGCAGTGCTAAGATCTACTAGAACagttccttccctttccccaggtcagaattttttccattaaaactCTTTTTCTTCACATTGAAATTGGGTTTCAGGTATTTCCACTGCTAATGTCTTGCAATCTGCctgaaaaacagcagaaacTTTGCTCCTCAGACCCCTCCAAGTGCCCCAGCCAGTGTATTCAATACCTGACTGAAATGGGCTGAAAACCCTGTTTAAATCACTGAGCTGTTTCTCCACAAAAGGAAAGAGCCAAGTGGAAAATACAGGTAGTCCTGAGGATGGTACAAGAATTAAAAATAGTACTGCAAGTGCTGGAAAGCTGCAGATAAGAATGACTCACTTCATAACTTATGCTTTGAAATCAGCTGAATATCAAGAAAATTTATCACCTAAAGACATGCCTGCAAAATTGCTAATTTCTACCAGACCTCCCAGGTTCTTCAGGGAAAGGTAAAGCAGAGACCAACTCCTCAAAGTCTTGGATGTTGCAGTATAGGAGGGTTTTCAGCAAACTGTGCTACATTCATATCAAGATAAATACCAAAGCAAagtaaaatgaagaaatttgaGCTCTCAAGGAAACCAGGGGCAACTACAGAAACAAACATCAGCAATGACTCAGAACAAGTGAAtacacaggaaaacaaaggcaCTGAGTTAGGCAGGGTGATTCTCAAGCTACCCACGCAGGGACCCTGGAGAAAACTCCAGCCAGTTGTCCAGGAAGGTCCTGAGCTGGAATTAGAATGATTGTATTGATTCTCCTTATTAATTGGTTGTAGTGAGAAGGAGCCAAGAACCTGGAATatctcagagcagctgcattAATACCCCCAGCATGGACAACCCAGCTCTGTGCTTACCTGTTCAATGATGGCTAGAAAGCAGAGCTCaccaaaaccagacaaaaatgAATGAAACTGTGTTGTTGAAATAAATAACTTTACCTGGTCCTGGAGCTTCTGGAACATGAGAGGGTGAGGTGTCTCCAGGATGGTCTCACTCAGACGGGACTGCCCCTCAACATTGACCTGGGAGGAAGCTTTGCTGGACAGGAAAGTCATGTAAATCTCTTTAGCTTTTTCCTGCATCTGCAAAAGGAGATTTATTTAAAGAGTTATTTGCTGTGGGAATGTTCTCTGCATCAGGTTTATCTCACTTGTGTTATGTTCATTTGTACTGGAAGAGGAACAGGTCAAAAGCTACACTGGGATCAGTGAAAGCTGCCAGAATTCAGCAGGTTGGGATGCCTGAATCTCAGCAG
This genomic interval carries:
- the RGS10 gene encoding regulator of G-protein signaling 10 isoform X2, whose product is MLGYMEKINDGEGHPSSSHQALKGTSKWATSLENLLEDPEGVKRFREFLKKEFSEENVLFWLACEEFKKTQGKKQMQEKAKEIYMTFLSSKASSQVNVEGQSRLSETILETPHPLMFQKLQDQIFNLMKYDSYSRFLKSDIFLNHKKSEEQEENSPEAQTAAKRASRIYNT
- the RGS10 gene encoding regulator of G-protein signaling 10 isoform X1, with the protein product MFNRAVSRLSRKRPPSEINDGEGHPSSSHQALKGTSKWATSLENLLEDPEGVKRFREFLKKEFSEENVLFWLACEEFKKTQGKKQMQEKAKEIYMTFLSSKASSQVNVEGQSRLSETILETPHPLMFQKLQDQIFNLMKYDSYSRFLKSDIFLNHKKSEEQEENSPEAQTAAKRASRIYNT